Proteins encoded within one genomic window of Pigmentiphaga sp. H8:
- a CDS encoding CoA transferase, giving the protein MMDMHLDRQGAALQGCTVVEIGLDEAGQYAGRLVAALGARVIKVEPLLGEMQRLLAPFKVDRSGRRRSIPYEYLNAGKKSIAADLEDPFVWELIEKLTGGEGAVLCGTSMWERVPDTLNVPVVVASLYGAEVRTAASQAPLTRFQAGPSGKLLPAPRPVMPATLAADCIAGAGLAVTVLAVLTMRQYDESMAVAHRPVADHAYAAHAINLEKMFVGRVAQDHAELSRETHRFPFGGAVRCADGFVSMLLNEEHQWQGLCDVMGRPEWATDPRFSGGAGRSCMRLEIQSALDAYCGHRSVEVVLAAARSRGVPVGGVRSLAEVLDDDFKKARGFLEPTETAFGLANLVGLPFGDDPAWARRGEAIAPLVGQHSEEILSELGYSDEVREVLQCLRLVRYGDVPNQ; this is encoded by the coding sequence ATGATGGACATGCACCTTGATCGCCAAGGTGCAGCCCTGCAAGGCTGCACCGTCGTCGAGATCGGACTTGACGAGGCGGGGCAGTATGCGGGGCGGCTGGTGGCTGCCTTGGGAGCCCGGGTCATCAAGGTGGAGCCTCTGCTGGGCGAGATGCAACGCCTGCTGGCGCCCTTCAAGGTGGACCGGAGCGGGCGGCGGCGCTCAATCCCTTACGAATACTTGAACGCGGGCAAGAAGAGCATCGCCGCGGATCTCGAGGATCCATTCGTATGGGAATTGATCGAGAAGCTGACTGGCGGAGAGGGGGCGGTGCTTTGCGGCACATCGATGTGGGAGCGCGTACCCGATACGCTGAACGTTCCGGTCGTGGTGGCAAGTTTGTACGGCGCCGAGGTTCGGACGGCTGCGTCGCAGGCGCCCCTGACACGGTTTCAGGCGGGTCCCAGCGGCAAACTTCTGCCCGCTCCGCGTCCCGTCATGCCCGCGACGCTGGCCGCCGATTGCATCGCGGGTGCGGGGCTCGCGGTGACGGTGCTGGCGGTTCTGACCATGCGGCAATACGACGAGAGCATGGCGGTGGCTCATCGGCCGGTCGCGGACCATGCCTATGCCGCGCATGCGATCAATCTCGAGAAAATGTTCGTCGGCCGCGTCGCCCAGGACCATGCGGAACTGAGCAGGGAAACACACCGGTTTCCGTTCGGCGGCGCGGTTCGCTGCGCGGACGGATTCGTTTCCATGCTGCTGAACGAAGAACATCAATGGCAGGGACTGTGCGACGTCATGGGGCGCCCGGAATGGGCGACCGACCCGCGCTTCAGCGGCGGCGCGGGACGCAGCTGCATGCGCCTGGAGATCCAGAGCGCCCTGGATGCGTACTGCGGGCATCGGTCCGTGGAGGTGGTTCTCGCGGCGGCGCGTTCCCGTGGCGTTCCGGTGGGAGGGGTGCGGTCCCTGGCTGAAGTGCTGGATGACGATTTCAAGAAAGCGCGAGGTTTTCTCGAGCCAACCGAGACGGCATTCGGCCTGGCGAATCTCGTGGGTCTGCCCTTTGGCGACGATCCTGCCTGGGCACGCCGGGGGGAAGCGATCGCTCCCCTGGTCGGCCAGCACAGTGAGGAAATCCTCTCGGAACTCGGCTACTCCGATGAAGTGCGCGAGGTCCTGCAATGTCTTCGTTTGGTGAGGTACGGCGATGTCCCGAATCAATGA
- a CDS encoding CaiB/BaiF CoA-transferase family protein → MSRINEQVTGLKGIRVLDFTWAGAGPFATEILCLLGADVVKVESADRPDLLRVANRAYGWGDMNVDASPCFNDMNAGKRSISLDLKNPAGRSAALKLAARADIVCDNMRAGKMEALGLGYEQLKVVKPDIICCSVSATGRARATETPDVPGYAPVFWAEGGGAAVTGMRGGDPVYLRAPVDMNAATLAALGMLAALFRRGQTGQGARIDCSAIETVSMMVGDGLLARSLGLASQGLEGNSRAPYAPNDVFPCAGDDEWIAISVETTAQWESLCGVLAPELLGDRSLSSRLARWENADAIYQKLRAATRSWEAGTLAAALDERGVSAVKCPSVAELLENGNLIARGFWKQVDHPLIGRQTVGALPFRLNPAVRERSQGGPILGADTDAVMVEWLGTSGYELESLRGAGAFGQAVVAGG, encoded by the coding sequence ATGTCCCGAATCAATGAGCAGGTAACCGGCTTGAAAGGTATTCGTGTCCTGGATTTTACGTGGGCTGGCGCCGGGCCCTTCGCAACCGAGATTCTTTGCCTCCTGGGCGCCGACGTCGTGAAGGTCGAGTCCGCCGACCGGCCGGATCTCCTGAGGGTCGCGAACCGCGCCTACGGCTGGGGCGACATGAATGTCGATGCCAGTCCCTGCTTCAACGACATGAATGCCGGCAAGCGGTCCATATCGCTGGATCTGAAAAACCCGGCCGGCCGGTCCGCGGCGCTGAAGCTCGCGGCCAGGGCGGACATCGTCTGCGACAACATGCGGGCGGGGAAGATGGAGGCGCTGGGGCTGGGCTACGAACAGCTCAAGGTGGTCAAGCCGGACATCATCTGCTGCTCGGTCTCCGCCACGGGTCGAGCGCGTGCTACGGAGACCCCCGACGTTCCGGGCTATGCACCCGTGTTCTGGGCGGAGGGGGGAGGGGCTGCGGTGACTGGAATGCGGGGAGGCGATCCGGTCTATCTGCGTGCGCCCGTCGACATGAACGCCGCCACGCTGGCCGCGCTGGGCATGCTGGCGGCGCTCTTCCGGCGCGGTCAGACCGGTCAGGGGGCGCGCATAGATTGCTCGGCGATAGAAACCGTCTCGATGATGGTAGGGGATGGCTTGCTGGCCAGGTCGCTGGGGCTGGCATCACAAGGATTGGAAGGAAATTCGCGGGCGCCGTATGCCCCGAATGACGTTTTTCCCTGCGCCGGCGACGATGAGTGGATCGCGATCTCGGTGGAGACCACCGCTCAATGGGAGAGTCTTTGCGGGGTGCTGGCGCCGGAACTGCTTGGCGACCGCAGCCTGTCGAGCCGCCTGGCCCGTTGGGAGAACGCGGACGCGATCTACCAGAAGCTCCGTGCGGCCACCCGATCGTGGGAGGCGGGAACACTAGCCGCCGCCCTGGACGAACGAGGGGTATCGGCGGTCAAGTGTCCATCGGTGGCCGAGTTGCTGGAGAACGGCAACCTGATCGCAAGAGGTTTCTGGAAGCAGGTCGATCATCCTCTGATCGGACGCCAGACGGTAGGAGCCTTGCCGTTCAGGTTGAACCCGGCCGTGCGCGAAAGATCGCAAGGAGGCCCGATTCTTGGCGCCGATACCGATGCGGTGATGGTCGAATGGCTCGGGACGTCCGGGTATGAACTGGAGTCTCTGCGTGGTGCCGGCGCGTTCGGCCAGGCGGTCGTGGCGGGAGGGTGA
- a CDS encoding thiolase family protein: METHVMRDVAIVGSAVMPNAIYAQPDDDLLMRCVVNAARDAGVKKEEIRALISMTPRSHTTQQYQTQHVSSRLGLKVDMLCEFELSALGMCNALAHAANLIRTRDIPAVAIMGCSRESTVPTSEFFGSRTSRTSDASFIGPFGMTPMSWNALGAREMMADGEATEENFADVSVRLRRQAIDNPYAYFRKAVTREEVLASRMVSSPTRLLMVCPRTDGAGCVIVAREDIAKRAPDKAIVHVAQGMAHDGDNIIPERAGRSMWHIPAAGRAVVDAFERSGLEHGDIDVVEPWIPFAPLEVMVMRSMGFPGDYGTSMCVSPSGGPIARGYPLLATGFYNWHELVQQLRGTAGRRQKPDARFGMAVSETGNYNECVVDIFARFDGSTA, encoded by the coding sequence ATGGAGACCCATGTGATGCGGGACGTAGCCATAGTCGGCAGCGCGGTCATGCCGAATGCAATCTACGCTCAACCGGACGATGACCTGTTGATGCGCTGCGTGGTGAACGCAGCAAGAGACGCTGGCGTGAAGAAAGAAGAGATCCGGGCCCTGATCTCGATGACTCCCAGGTCGCATACGACCCAGCAATATCAGACGCAACACGTGTCCAGCCGCCTGGGGCTCAAGGTCGACATGCTGTGCGAATTCGAGCTGTCGGCGCTCGGCATGTGCAACGCGCTTGCCCACGCGGCCAATCTGATCCGTACCCGCGACATCCCCGCCGTGGCGATCATGGGGTGCTCGCGGGAAAGTACCGTACCGACCAGCGAGTTCTTCGGCAGCCGGACGAGCCGGACGTCGGATGCGAGTTTCATCGGTCCGTTTGGCATGACGCCCATGTCATGGAATGCGCTGGGGGCAAGGGAAATGATGGCCGATGGGGAAGCGACGGAAGAAAACTTCGCGGATGTGTCCGTCCGCCTGCGCCGGCAGGCGATCGACAATCCCTATGCCTATTTCCGCAAGGCCGTGACCAGGGAGGAAGTACTGGCTTCGCGGATGGTGTCCTCGCCTACCAGGCTGCTCATGGTGTGCCCCCGGACGGACGGAGCGGGATGCGTGATCGTTGCCAGGGAAGATATCGCGAAGCGCGCGCCGGACAAGGCCATCGTCCATGTCGCGCAAGGCATGGCCCACGATGGGGACAACATCATTCCCGAGCGCGCCGGCCGGTCGATGTGGCATATACCGGCCGCAGGGCGGGCCGTAGTCGATGCTTTTGAACGCAGCGGCCTCGAACATGGCGATATCGATGTCGTCGAACCGTGGATTCCCTTTGCTCCCCTGGAAGTCATGGTGATGCGAAGCATGGGGTTCCCCGGGGACTACGGAACGTCGATGTGCGTGAGTCCCTCCGGTGGACCCATCGCCAGGGGCTATCCGCTCCTGGCAACCGGTTTCTACAACTGGCATGAGTTGGTACAGCAGCTGCGCGGCACCGCTGGCCGCAGGCAGAAGCCGGATGCGCGGTTCGGCATGGCCGTGAGCGAGACCGGCAACTACAACGAATGCGTCGTGGATATCTTCGCGCGCTTCGATGGCTCGACAGCGTGA
- a CDS encoding Zn-ribbon domain-containing OB-fold protein produces MVGNETFEGDTEEAAAALKTREGAAREMLERHKAVWGDGPPYFSTASFRFWQEIDKGSFYLCRCSACEHVYFPPRVVCPECWAQDAGELHGTQARGVLKSFTDLHVTSPALKPLAPLRLAVVDLEEGVRVLTWLRGNGAEAAKVGDRCRIVVEDVLDRKWFVANIGQ; encoded by the coding sequence ATGGTAGGGAACGAGACCTTCGAAGGCGATACCGAAGAGGCCGCGGCTGCGTTGAAAACCCGGGAAGGGGCGGCGCGGGAGATGCTTGAACGGCACAAGGCGGTCTGGGGCGACGGGCCGCCCTATTTCAGCACGGCGAGCTTCCGGTTCTGGCAGGAGATAGACAAGGGATCGTTTTACCTGTGCCGCTGTTCGGCCTGCGAGCATGTGTATTTTCCGCCAAGAGTCGTCTGCCCCGAGTGCTGGGCCCAGGACGCCGGGGAACTGCATGGCACGCAAGCCAGGGGTGTGCTGAAGAGTTTTACCGACCTGCATGTGACCTCGCCGGCGCTGAAACCCCTTGCGCCGCTGCGGCTGGCCGTGGTCGATCTGGAGGAAGGGGTGCGGGTCCTGACCTGGCTGCGCGGCAATGGGGCCGAGGCCGCCAAGGTGGGAGACCGCTGCAGGATCGTGGTCGAGGATGTGCTGGACCGGAAATGGTTCGTCGCCAATATCGGGCAATAG
- a CDS encoding tripartite tricarboxylate transporter substrate binding protein, with translation MKLRTVLFAGLSLVAAAGPSFAEGYPEKGRPVKIVVPFGAASSTDLLARSIAQGISEISGQPVFVENRAGAEGVIGMVSAKAASPDGYTLIMTTSSTQILNPYLLPQISYDPVADFTPVTGIAKFSLVMNAGPGVKQKTAEAFIQAARSEPGKFSFGSGTTTTRLAGELLQYAAGIQMLSVPYKSMAEAMTGLAAGQVDLVITDLPSSSAHYKSGRVRPLAVTGPARMKARPDLPTLQEAGVRGYEMTGWWAAYFPAKTPAPIVQAMRDLIHKASETPVVKQAFATFSLEPLFGTEQELAALQRNDLERWGKLVREAKLGPASTVKE, from the coding sequence ATGAAACTCCGTACCGTACTGTTTGCCGGGCTTTCCCTGGTGGCCGCGGCTGGGCCTTCGTTCGCCGAGGGCTATCCGGAAAAGGGAAGACCCGTCAAGATCGTCGTTCCCTTCGGGGCGGCGAGTTCGACCGACCTGCTGGCCCGGTCGATAGCACAGGGGATCTCCGAGATATCCGGACAACCGGTGTTCGTCGAGAACAGGGCGGGGGCGGAAGGCGTGATCGGCATGGTAAGCGCGAAGGCCGCCTCCCCCGACGGCTACACCCTGATCATGACCACGAGTTCCACGCAGATACTGAACCCGTATCTGCTGCCGCAGATTTCGTATGACCCCGTTGCCGATTTCACGCCGGTGACCGGCATCGCGAAGTTCTCCCTGGTCATGAATGCAGGCCCGGGTGTGAAGCAGAAAACCGCCGAAGCCTTTATCCAGGCTGCCAGATCGGAGCCGGGAAAATTCAGCTTCGGCAGCGGGACGACAACGACACGCCTGGCCGGCGAGTTGCTGCAATATGCGGCGGGAATCCAGATGCTGTCCGTGCCGTACAAGTCGATGGCGGAAGCCATGACGGGGCTGGCGGCGGGCCAGGTCGACCTGGTAATTACCGACCTGCCCAGCTCGAGCGCGCATTACAAGAGCGGCAGGGTTCGCCCCCTGGCCGTGACCGGGCCCGCCAGGATGAAAGCCAGGCCGGATTTGCCCACGTTGCAGGAGGCAGGCGTGAGAGGCTACGAAATGACGGGCTGGTGGGCGGCCTACTTCCCGGCGAAGACGCCGGCGCCGATCGTCCAGGCCATGCGCGACCTGATCCACAAGGCCTCCGAGACGCCCGTCGTAAAACAGGCGTTCGCAACGTTCTCGCTGGAGCCGCTGTTCGGAACGGAACAGGAGTTGGCGGCGCTGCAACGCAACGATCTCGAACGTTGGGGGAAACTGGTGCGGGAGGCGAAGCTCGGGCCGGCCTCCACGGTCAAGGAATGA
- a CDS encoding SDR family oxidoreductase, which produces MGEARKHALVFGAAGSLGGAVAEAFVREGYVVSAFDRDRTLLGRRLGGETGVLSFHGCDLRDARDTASAIKGVIASAGAPDSVCHATGGFEMGEAVHEISTDGWMRMMAINAESFLNVAKSVIPPMRAAGGGSVVAVGAMGAQGGAPGMGAYAASKRALQALVEAMADEQRDRGIRVNAVLPSIIDTPANRASMPDADCSRWVSPRDLASVVLFLASNAARAVNGAAIPVRHLA; this is translated from the coding sequence ATGGGTGAAGCAAGAAAGCATGCATTGGTGTTTGGCGCCGCCGGCTCGCTCGGCGGCGCGGTGGCCGAGGCCTTTGTCCGGGAAGGGTATGTGGTTTCGGCGTTCGATCGGGACAGGACGCTTCTGGGGCGACGGCTGGGCGGCGAGACCGGGGTCCTGAGCTTCCACGGATGCGATCTTCGCGATGCGCGGGACACGGCGTCCGCCATAAAGGGCGTCATCGCGTCCGCGGGCGCGCCGGATTCGGTTTGCCATGCCACGGGAGGTTTCGAGATGGGAGAGGCCGTCCATGAGATTTCGACGGATGGATGGATGCGGATGATGGCGATCAACGCGGAATCCTTCCTGAATGTGGCGAAATCCGTCATCCCGCCGATGAGAGCGGCAGGGGGAGGCAGCGTGGTGGCCGTCGGGGCCATGGGGGCACAAGGAGGAGCGCCGGGAATGGGCGCCTACGCTGCTTCCAAGCGAGCCTTGCAGGCGCTGGTGGAGGCCATGGCCGACGAGCAGCGAGATCGTGGCATCAGGGTCAATGCGGTCTTGCCCAGCATTATCGATACCCCTGCCAACCGGGCGTCCATGCCGGATGCGGACTGCTCGAGGTGGGTGTCGCCACGGGACCTGGCAAGCGTCGTCCTGTTCCTGGCGAGCAACGCGGCGAGGGCGGTGAATGGGGCCGCCATTCCCGTGCGCCACCTGGCATGA
- the folE gene encoding GTP cyclohydrolase I — translation MLEPEIIGELDEAGRRRHAGLAVSSKIRHRIEAAQARFHANDNIADYIEPGELDLLQREVQEKIAAVLQALVIDVDKDHNTRDTARRVAKMYLREVFGGRYAKPPKVTQFPNEARLDELMIVGPISVRSACSHHLCPVIGKLWIGVLPNRETNLIGLSKYARLAEWIMSRPQIQEEAVSHLADLLARKTKPDGLAIVMRARHYCMAWRGVKDFDSKMTSSVMRGAFLSNSVLRREFLSLIDRHGS, via the coding sequence ATGCTGGAACCGGAAATCATCGGCGAGCTTGACGAAGCGGGTCGGCGACGGCATGCCGGACTGGCCGTATCCAGCAAGATCCGACATCGGATCGAAGCCGCCCAGGCAAGATTCCATGCGAACGACAACATCGCGGACTACATCGAGCCGGGCGAGCTCGATCTGCTGCAACGGGAAGTGCAGGAGAAGATCGCGGCGGTGTTGCAGGCGCTGGTCATCGATGTCGACAAGGACCACAACACGCGCGATACCGCTCGCCGCGTGGCCAAGATGTATCTCCGCGAGGTCTTTGGCGGCCGCTACGCGAAACCTCCCAAGGTGACGCAGTTTCCGAACGAGGCAAGACTCGACGAGTTGATGATAGTCGGTCCGATCTCGGTGCGTTCGGCTTGCAGCCATCACCTGTGCCCGGTGATAGGCAAGCTCTGGATCGGCGTTCTGCCGAACAGGGAGACGAATCTCATCGGCTTGTCGAAGTATGCCCGGCTCGCGGAATGGATCATGTCCCGGCCGCAGATACAGGAGGAGGCGGTCAGCCATCTGGCCGACCTGTTGGCCAGGAAAACGAAGCCGGACGGGCTGGCGATCGTCATGCGGGCGCGTCACTACTGCATGGCCTGGCGCGGGGTCAAGGACTTTGACAGCAAGATGACGAGTTCGGTGATGCGAGGAGCGTTCCTGAGCAACAGCGTCTTGCGGCGCGAGTTCCTGTCGCTTATCGACCGGCACGGATCCTAG
- a CDS encoding GFA family protein — MKVHGQCHCGAITYEAEVDPAVVNMCHCLDCQTLSGSAFRLNVLAPADTFRLRSGTPRQYIKTGTSGAKRVHGFCEICGGPVYATDPGSPKTYTLRVGALAQRDALGPVRRQTWIRRRLKWLPKVDSPVECDMQP, encoded by the coding sequence ATGAAGGTACACGGCCAATGCCATTGCGGAGCGATCACCTACGAAGCCGAGGTCGATCCCGCGGTGGTGAACATGTGTCATTGCCTGGATTGCCAGACCTTGTCCGGGTCCGCTTTCCGGCTGAACGTCCTGGCGCCCGCGGATACCTTCCGGCTCCGGAGCGGCACGCCCCGCCAGTACATCAAGACGGGCACCAGCGGCGCCAAGCGCGTCCACGGATTCTGCGAGATTTGCGGCGGCCCGGTCTACGCCACCGATCCCGGCAGCCCCAAGACATACACATTGCGCGTCGGCGCGCTGGCGCAGCGGGATGCCCTCGGACCCGTGCGACGGCAGACCTGGATCAGGCGCCGTCTGAAGTGGCTGCCGAAAGTGGACAGCCCCGTGGAATGCGACATGCAACCATGA